A stretch of the Panicum virgatum strain AP13 chromosome 9N, P.virgatum_v5, whole genome shotgun sequence genome encodes the following:
- the LOC120687762 gene encoding putative MO25-like protein At5g47540 — MAGCLWPCVTGVVPGSGAGRVKGGLFRSKPRTPPEVVQHVVELVTYILDHKQQEGSGGGGKRDTKLEHRMTELTKSIKEMKVILYGNGEEDPCDEACKQLTKEFFKKNVDVFRQLVVCLPHLDLETQKDVTQVIANLQRQKVDSRLVASEYLEANSDLLDILMSRYENMDIAIHYSSLLRDCIRHQVAARYVLESQHFRSFFDYVQFPDFNVQSDVFKTFKELMTRHKSTVAEFFSKNYDWFFADFNSKLILSASNYFIRRQAIQLLRDILLERSNAAVMARYVSSKEHLIILMNLLRDQSKAIQVEAFHVFKLFVVNKEKPSEITCILHANKNKLLRFLKDFSAVDKDDKKFEADKARVISEILTLAMKHSS; from the exons ATGGCGGGGTGCCTGTGGCCGTGCGTGACAGGGGTGGTTCCTGGGAGTGGAGCCGGGCGCGTGAAAGGGGGGCTGTTCCGCTCCAAGCCCAGGACTCCTCCGGAGGTGGTGCAGCACGTCGTGGAGCTAGTCACCTACATCCTCGACCACAAGCAGCAGGAAGgatcaggcggcggcggcaagcgagACACCAAGCTTGAGCACAGG ATGACCGAACTTACCAAAAGCATCAAGGAGATGAAAGTCATTCTCTATGGCAATGGTGAAGAAGATCCTTGCGACGAAGCTTGCAAGCAACTGACTAAAGagtttttcaagaaaaatgttGACGTCTTTCGTCAACTAGTTGTTTGCCTTCCACACCTGGACTTGGAA ACACAAAAAGATGTTACTCAAGTAATTGCAAATTTGCAAAGGCAAAAGGTTGATTCAAGATTAGTCGCCTCTGAATACTTGGAAGCTAACTCAGATCTTTTGGATATTTTAATGTCTAG GTACGAGAATATGGACATTGCAATACATTATAGTAGTCTACTTAGAGATTGCATACGCCACCAAGTTGCAGCGAG GTACGTTTTGGAATCTCAACATTTTAGAAGTTTCTTTGATTATGTACAGTTTCCAGACTTTAATGTACAATCTGATGTCTTTAAAACGTTTAAG GAACTCATGACACGGCATAAATCAACTGTCGCTGAGTTCTTTTCCAAGAATTATGATTGG TTCTTTGCGGATTTTAACTCAAAATTGATATTATCTGCTTCCAACTATTTCATTCGAAGACAAGCCATTCAA CTCCTGCGAGACATTCTTCTAGAAAGGTCAAACGCAGCAGTGATGGCGCGCTATGTTAGTTCAAAAGAGCACCTCATAATTCTAATGAACCTTCTAAGG GATCAAAGCAAAGCTATTCAAGTAGAGGCTTTCCACGTCTTCAAG TTGTTCGTCGTTAACAAGGAAAAGCCGTCTGAGATCACCTGTATACTGCACGCCAACAAGAACAAGCTCCTGAGGTTCTTGAAAGACTTCTCCGCCGTCGACAAAG ATGACAAGAAGTTCGAGGCCGATAAAGCTAGGGTCATCTCAGAGATCCTAACGTTGGCGATGAAACACAGCAGCTAG